From Dethiosulfovibrio faecalis, one genomic window encodes:
- the pstC gene encoding phosphate ABC transporter permease subunit PstC — protein sequence MVGRRLEDFFFRSFATLIAMFSASLLIFIVLFIAKESLPCWNSTSPIAFISGSDWFPVGDEPVLGIAPMIAGTVTVSVLSVFIALPFAVGTALWLSCFAGRWARRVMIPSVDLLAGIPSVVFGFFGLLVVVPTLESVFGLPSGESVMAGAIILAMMVLPYITSACVEHMDELKKRYDAASKALGVDSRFMAYRLVLSGALRSVWIGSLLALARAMGETMAVMMVMGNSPLWPRLLGRAETIPALIALEMGGASAGSPHSAALYGAGLVLMIMMLAMILISKGSLRGRRWKQ from the coding sequence ATGGTAGGACGCCGATTGGAGGATTTCTTTTTTCGATCTTTTGCGACTCTTATCGCGATGTTCTCCGCATCCCTGTTGATTTTTATAGTTCTTTTCATCGCCAAGGAAAGCCTCCCATGCTGGAATTCGACGTCTCCGATTGCGTTTATTTCCGGTTCCGACTGGTTTCCTGTAGGCGACGAACCTGTTTTGGGAATAGCGCCGATGATAGCCGGAACGGTGACGGTGTCGGTTCTGTCCGTATTCATCGCCCTGCCTTTCGCCGTTGGAACCGCGCTGTGGCTTTCCTGCTTCGCAGGTAGGTGGGCGAGACGTGTTATGATTCCGTCGGTAGATCTTTTAGCCGGGATCCCCTCGGTCGTGTTCGGTTTTTTCGGCCTTCTGGTGGTGGTCCCCACCTTAGAGTCCGTCTTCGGGCTTCCGTCTGGAGAGTCGGTGATGGCGGGTGCGATCATACTTGCCATGATGGTGTTGCCCTATATAACGTCGGCATGCGTCGAACATATGGACGAACTAAAAAAACGATACGATGCTGCTTCCAAGGCTCTCGGGGTTGACTCAAGATTTATGGCCTATCGTCTGGTGCTCTCTGGGGCCTTGCGGTCCGTTTGGATCGGGAGTCTTTTGGCTTTAGCCAGGGCGATGGGGGAGACCATGGCGGTAATGATGGTTATGGGTAACTCGCCTTTATGGCCCAGACTTCTGGGAAGGGCGGAGACCATTCCTGCTCTCATAGCCCTGGAAATGGGTGGAGCTTCGGCCGGAAGCCCTCATTCCGCGGCGCTTTACGGGGCCGGACTCGTTCTCATGATTATGATGCTAGCCATGATATTGATTTCTAAAGGATCCCTACGTGGGAGAAGGTGGAAACAATGA
- a CDS encoding phosphate ABC transporter substrate-binding protein encodes MRRLVVAIVAVLVMASSAIAGGFDGKLVFAGSSTLAPVISEIAKAFGDSYGTWDKVDQSLPAEKIQIFVSGGGSGAGAKAILDGSANFGMLARPASEKEKQSIPGYTQYLLGTDALTISVNPENQVCKLRKGFTSEELRKIFSGEISRWKEFDDRLPDEEIVVVVRDLGGGAHGVFQKVIMGKSQVRKDAIQAPSMGALVTKIIENPRAIGYASFGIVNQNGGKLVPMAVDDVEPTASNITSGAYSISRPLLVISKGDLSPAEKGFSMALTDSKAVEIVEKMGFVPAR; translated from the coding sequence ATGAGAAGGTTGGTCGTGGCCATCGTGGCTGTTCTAGTGATGGCCTCGTCTGCGATTGCGGGCGGTTTCGACGGCAAGCTGGTCTTCGCCGGGTCTTCTACTTTGGCTCCGGTGATTTCCGAGATCGCGAAGGCTTTTGGCGATAGCTATGGTACTTGGGACAAGGTGGATCAATCTCTGCCTGCCGAAAAGATTCAGATATTCGTGTCGGGAGGAGGTTCGGGAGCCGGTGCCAAGGCCATTCTCGACGGATCCGCGAACTTTGGGATGCTGGCACGTCCCGCGTCGGAAAAGGAGAAACAGTCCATTCCGGGTTATACTCAGTATCTCCTCGGCACCGATGCCCTTACCATATCGGTGAATCCCGAAAACCAGGTTTGCAAGTTGCGCAAGGGATTCACCTCGGAGGAACTGAGGAAGATCTTCAGCGGGGAGATCTCCAGATGGAAAGAATTCGACGATCGTCTCCCTGACGAGGAGATAGTCGTGGTGGTCAGGGATCTCGGCGGCGGTGCCCACGGGGTCTTTCAGAAGGTTATAATGGGGAAGTCTCAGGTGAGAAAGGATGCCATCCAGGCTCCGTCCATGGGCGCCCTTGTGACCAAGATAATAGAGAACCCGAGGGCCATAGGCTACGCCTCCTTCGGGATAGTGAATCAGAACGGCGGGAAACTTGTCCCTATGGCCGTGGATGACGTCGAGCCGACCGCCTCGAACATAACTTCCGGAGCCTATTCCATATCGAGGCCTCTACTCGTTATTTCCAAAGGGGATCTCTCTCCTGCTGAGAAGGGCTTTTCCATGGCTCTCACCGATTCCAAGGCCGTGGAGATCGTCGAGAAAATGGGTTTCGTTCCGGCTAGATAG
- a CDS encoding class I SAM-dependent methyltransferase yields the protein MSLNENYRGFYDRKAWETARVYAGATEGISSWFTRAFLEGGRILDVGCGSGRDLDRLLAGGWDGFGVDPSENFLREALKLYPSLVGRVSVDGLPDLASQIDDSFDGLLCSAVLMHLPEDVLERSMISLARVLRPGGTLLVSLPMDAGGEPIRGLDGDGRFFNGLSSRRLGLMLAVIGFDLLEDSLSGDSLGRSDRKWSTSLYRFRRR from the coding sequence ATGTCTTTGAACGAGAACTACAGGGGGTTTTACGATAGAAAGGCTTGGGAAACCGCTAGAGTTTATGCCGGGGCTACGGAAGGAATCTCCTCTTGGTTTACCAGGGCCTTCCTCGAAGGAGGGAGGATCCTGGACGTGGGGTGTGGATCCGGCAGAGACCTGGATCGTCTCCTAGCCGGGGGATGGGACGGTTTCGGAGTGGACCCTTCTGAGAATTTTCTCCGGGAGGCTCTGAAGCTATATCCCTCACTTGTGGGGCGGGTCTCCGTGGACGGATTGCCCGATCTTGCCTCTCAGATTGACGATTCCTTCGACGGCTTGCTCTGTTCCGCCGTCTTGATGCACCTGCCCGAGGATGTCCTTGAGAGGTCTATGATCTCTCTGGCCAGGGTGCTTCGTCCCGGTGGAACTCTTCTGGTCTCTTTGCCGATGGATGCAGGTGGAGAACCGATAAGGGGATTGGACGGAGATGGTCGATTTTTCAACGGCCTTTCTTCCCGCCGGCTGGGTTTGATGCTTGCCGTTATCGGATTCGATCTTTTGGAGGACTCTCTAAGCGGTGATTCTTTAGGGCGTTCAGATAGAAAATGGTCGACTTCTCTTTATCGTTTCCGGAGAAGATGA